One region of Rhodocaloribacter litoris genomic DNA includes:
- the tpiA gene encoding triose-phosphate isomerase, translated as MLVAGNWKMNTDRTSAVQLARDVVGAVGDVTGVQVAVCPPAVSLDAVFEVLHGSSVRLGAQNMHYEDHGAFTGEISAGMLRSVGCHYVILGHSERRQYFGETDVSVNKKVKKAREYKLVPILCVGETLAQRDAGEENAVVQTQVEKGLAGVEIRDPGEVVLAYEPVWAIGTGRTATPAQAQAMHAFIRGLLINMYGEKVGFAMQILYGGSVKPGNAADLFAQPDVDGGLIGGASLNAADFGAIVEAAVAAS; from the coding sequence ATGCTGGTTGCCGGAAACTGGAAGATGAATACGGATCGTACCTCGGCGGTACAGCTCGCCCGTGACGTCGTCGGTGCCGTCGGCGACGTGACCGGCGTGCAGGTGGCCGTGTGCCCGCCGGCCGTCAGCCTGGACGCCGTCTTCGAGGTGCTGCACGGCTCTTCCGTGCGGCTCGGCGCGCAGAATATGCATTACGAGGACCACGGCGCCTTCACCGGCGAGATCTCCGCCGGGATGCTGCGCTCCGTCGGATGCCACTACGTCATCCTCGGGCACTCCGAGCGCCGCCAGTATTTCGGTGAGACTGACGTGTCGGTCAATAAAAAGGTCAAGAAAGCGCGTGAGTACAAGCTGGTGCCCATCCTGTGCGTGGGGGAGACGCTGGCACAGCGGGATGCCGGTGAGGAGAACGCCGTGGTGCAGACCCAGGTGGAGAAAGGCCTGGCGGGGGTTGAGATCCGGGATCCGGGCGAAGTGGTGCTGGCCTACGAGCCGGTGTGGGCCATCGGGACGGGCCGTACGGCCACCCCCGCGCAGGCCCAGGCCATGCATGCCTTCATCCGGGGGCTGCTCATCAACATGTATGGCGAGAAGGTCGGGTTTGCCATGCAGATCCTCTACGGCGGCAGCGTCAAGCCCGGCAACGCCGCCGACCTCTTCGCCCAGCCGGACGTCGACGGCGGGCTCATCGGGGGCGCCAGCCTCAACGCCGCCGACTTTGGCGCCATCGTCGAGGCGGCCGTGGCCGCCTCCTGA
- a CDS encoding alpha-L-fucosidase: MKKRWLWQAVVPWQGPALVLLAAVILSVRPDPGADAFEVPPPEGTLRPAQPAAGAVPPPRPLLPIPTARQLTWQRDEMRMFLHFGINTFTGREWGTGAEDPALFNPARLDAGQWARVARETGFRALILTAKHHDGFALWPSRYTDHSVARSPWRGGRGDVVQELAEAVRAEGLKMGLYLSPWDRHEPTYGDEAAYNAFYLGQLRELLTRYGPLAEVWFDGAKGEDARDMDYDFEAYWATVRQLQPEAVIFSDEGPDVRWIGNEHGFAGETNWSTIDRTKVGVGQHGISDYLNTGEPGGPDWVPGECDVSIRPGWFWRPDADGTGREAPKSLEQLMEIYFKSVGRNCVLLLNVPPDDEGRLDPADVARLRAFRASLDRLYGTDLAAGASARAGNVRGGAPEYGPDRVLDGDLDTYWATDDTVTVAALELHFDAPRSFNVIRLQEPIALGQRVAAYHVEAWLDGGWKTISRGTTIGHKKLDRIETVTTSRVRLVLDEVLAHPLIAEVGLHLYVPASGEEGR; encoded by the coding sequence ATGAAAAAACGGTGGTTATGGCAGGCGGTGGTTCCCTGGCAGGGGCCGGCGCTGGTACTGCTGGCGGCCGTGATCCTGTCGGTGCGGCCGGATCCGGGCGCGGACGCCTTCGAGGTCCCGCCTCCGGAGGGAACGCTTCGCCCCGCGCAGCCGGCGGCCGGTGCGGTGCCGCCTCCCCGGCCGCTCCTGCCCATCCCGACGGCCCGCCAGCTCACCTGGCAGCGGGACGAGATGCGGATGTTCCTGCACTTCGGCATCAACACGTTCACCGGCCGGGAATGGGGCACCGGGGCGGAAGATCCGGCCCTGTTCAACCCGGCACGGCTCGACGCCGGGCAATGGGCCCGCGTGGCCCGCGAGACCGGCTTCAGGGCCCTCATCCTCACGGCCAAGCACCATGACGGCTTTGCCCTGTGGCCCAGCCGGTATACGGACCACTCGGTGGCCCGCAGCCCGTGGCGCGGCGGCCGCGGGGACGTCGTGCAGGAACTGGCCGAGGCGGTCCGGGCCGAAGGCCTGAAGATGGGCCTCTATCTCTCCCCCTGGGACCGGCACGAGCCCACCTACGGCGACGAGGCGGCCTACAACGCCTTCTACCTGGGCCAGCTTCGGGAACTGCTCACCCGGTACGGCCCGCTGGCCGAAGTCTGGTTCGACGGGGCCAAGGGGGAAGACGCCCGGGACATGGACTACGACTTCGAGGCCTACTGGGCGACGGTGCGCCAGCTGCAGCCGGAGGCCGTCATCTTCTCGGACGAAGGGCCGGACGTGCGCTGGATCGGCAACGAACACGGTTTCGCCGGGGAGACGAACTGGTCCACCATCGACCGGACGAAAGTGGGAGTCGGGCAACACGGCATCTCCGACTACCTGAACACGGGTGAACCGGGCGGCCCGGACTGGGTGCCCGGCGAGTGTGACGTGTCGATCCGGCCCGGCTGGTTCTGGCGTCCCGATGCCGACGGTACCGGCCGCGAGGCGCCCAAGTCGCTCGAACAGTTGATGGAGATCTATTTCAAATCGGTCGGGCGCAACTGTGTGCTGCTCCTGAACGTGCCTCCCGACGACGAAGGGCGGCTCGACCCGGCCGACGTGGCCCGCCTGCGCGCGTTCAGGGCATCCCTGGATCGCCTCTATGGCACCGACCTGGCCGCGGGGGCATCGGCCCGGGCCGGCAATGTGCGCGGCGGCGCACCCGAATACGGCCCCGACCGGGTGCTCGACGGCGACCTCGACACGTACTGGGCGACGGATGACACGGTGACGGTGGCCGCCCTGGAACTGCACTTCGACGCGCCGCGGTCGTTCAATGTCATCCGCCTGCAGGAACCCATCGCGCTGGGACAACGCGTGGCGGCCTACCACGTCGAGGCATGGCTCGACGGGGGCTGGAAGACGATCAGCCGGGGAACGACCATCGGGCACAAGAAGCTGGATCGTATCGAGACGGTGACGACGTCACGGGTGCGCCTGGTCCTCGACGAGGTGCTGGCGCATCCGTTGATCGCCGAGGTGGGCCTGCACCTGTACGTGCCGGCGTCCGGCGAGGAGGGGAGGTGA
- a CDS encoding DUF4359 domain-containing protein — protein sequence MKVALLILALVTVPVLWSTNPSSTDFSAYVVEKMVTREREQAPVLLFGRTPEPSYPVETGIRPERQDYYLFSVYTYQNTAGDTIRYLGVAQRFIRIN from the coding sequence GTGAAAGTGGCATTGCTCATCCTGGCGCTCGTTACGGTGCCTGTCCTCTGGTCGACGAACCCGAGCAGCACGGACTTTTCGGCCTACGTGGTGGAAAAGATGGTGACGCGCGAGCGCGAGCAGGCGCCCGTCCTGCTCTTCGGGCGCACCCCCGAACCGTCGTACCCTGTCGAGACCGGGATCCGCCCCGAACGGCAGGACTACTACCTTTTCAGCGTCTACACCTACCAGAACACCGCGGGGGACACGATCCGCTACCTCGGCGTGGCGCAGCGCTTCATCAGGATCAACTAG
- the acs gene encoding acetate--CoA ligase, with protein sequence MADHVRSSEALYEAPPAFKARAHIASMEEYERMYRRSIEDPEGFWREQARRLFWFHPFHTVRDASYGPGDVHIRWFDGGRLNAAYNCLDRHLERRGDQTALIFEPDDPEEPARHITYRELYEEVCRFANVLRAQGVERGDRVTIYLPMIPEVACAMLACARIGAIHSVVFAGFSPEALADRILDGDSRLVITADEGMRGGRRVPLKQNVDRALRRCPGVENVIVVRRTGGDIDWVEGRDVWYHEAREQVAATCPAVPMEAEDPLFILYTSGSTGKPKGVLHTTGGYLLYASLTHQYVFDYHDGDVYWCTADVGWITGHSYIVYGPLANGATQVFFEGVPTYPDPGRFWQVVERHRVNQFYTAPTAIRALMAQGDDYVRRADRSSLRLLGTVGEPINPEAWRWYHEVVGDGRCPIVDTWWQTETGGIMITPLPGAIPQKPGSATRPFFGIQPEIVDENGRVLDGPAAGILVIKEAWPGQARTVYGDHDRFVQTYFSAFPGKYFTGDGCRRDEDGYYWITGRVDDVLNVSGHRLGTAEIESALVLHPAVAEAAVVGYPHPIKGQGIYCYVTLNVGETPSDALREELVKLVAEEISPIARPDKIQFAPALPKTRSGKIMRRILRKIAADEYDQLGDTSTLADPGVVEALIRGRQQP encoded by the coding sequence ATGGCAGACCACGTTCGATCTTCCGAAGCCCTGTACGAAGCGCCTCCCGCCTTCAAAGCCCGTGCACACATCGCCTCGATGGAAGAATATGAACGGATGTACCGCCGGTCCATCGAGGATCCCGAGGGGTTCTGGCGCGAGCAGGCCCGGCGGCTGTTCTGGTTTCATCCCTTCCACACCGTCCGCGACGCTTCCTACGGGCCGGGGGACGTGCACATCCGCTGGTTCGACGGCGGGCGGCTGAATGCGGCCTACAACTGCCTGGACCGGCACCTGGAACGCCGGGGGGATCAGACGGCCCTCATCTTCGAACCGGACGACCCGGAGGAGCCCGCCCGGCACATCACCTATCGCGAGCTCTACGAGGAGGTGTGTCGCTTTGCCAACGTGCTCCGGGCACAGGGCGTCGAGCGCGGCGACCGGGTGACGATCTACCTGCCGATGATCCCCGAGGTGGCCTGTGCCATGCTCGCCTGTGCCCGGATCGGCGCCATCCACTCCGTCGTCTTCGCCGGCTTCTCGCCCGAGGCGCTGGCGGACCGCATCCTCGACGGGGATTCGCGCCTGGTCATCACGGCCGACGAGGGGATGCGGGGCGGGCGCCGGGTGCCGCTCAAGCAAAACGTCGACCGTGCCCTGCGTCGCTGCCCGGGCGTCGAGAACGTGATCGTGGTGCGGCGCACCGGTGGCGACATCGACTGGGTCGAGGGGCGCGACGTATGGTACCACGAGGCCCGCGAGCAGGTCGCGGCCACGTGCCCGGCCGTGCCGATGGAGGCCGAAGACCCGCTCTTCATCCTCTACACGAGCGGTTCCACCGGCAAGCCCAAAGGGGTGCTCCACACCACCGGCGGCTATCTGCTCTATGCCTCGCTGACGCATCAGTACGTCTTCGACTACCACGACGGCGACGTCTACTGGTGCACGGCCGACGTCGGCTGGATCACGGGCCATTCGTACATCGTCTACGGACCGCTGGCCAACGGCGCCACGCAGGTCTTCTTCGAAGGGGTGCCCACCTATCCGGACCCCGGCCGTTTCTGGCAGGTCGTCGAACGGCACCGGGTCAACCAGTTCTACACGGCTCCCACGGCCATCCGGGCCCTCATGGCGCAGGGAGACGACTACGTCCGGCGGGCCGACCGTTCCTCGCTCCGGTTGCTGGGTACCGTCGGTGAGCCCATCAACCCCGAAGCGTGGCGCTGGTACCACGAGGTCGTCGGCGACGGGCGCTGCCCCATCGTCGACACCTGGTGGCAGACCGAAACCGGCGGTATCATGATCACCCCGTTGCCCGGAGCCATCCCCCAGAAACCCGGTTCCGCCACGCGCCCCTTCTTTGGCATCCAGCCCGAAATCGTCGACGAGAACGGGCGGGTGCTCGACGGCCCGGCCGCCGGCATCCTGGTCATCAAAGAGGCCTGGCCCGGGCAGGCCCGCACCGTCTACGGGGACCACGACCGCTTCGTGCAGACCTACTTCTCCGCCTTCCCGGGCAAGTACTTCACCGGCGACGGCTGCCGCCGGGACGAGGACGGCTACTACTGGATCACCGGCCGCGTCGACGACGTGCTCAACGTTTCGGGGCACCGCCTCGGGACGGCCGAGATCGAGTCCGCCCTCGTGCTGCACCCGGCCGTGGCGGAGGCCGCTGTGGTCGGCTACCCGCACCCGATCAAGGGGCAGGGGATCTATTGCTACGTAACGCTGAATGTGGGAGAGACGCCCAGCGACGCCCTGCGGGAGGAGCTGGTCAAGCTCGTTGCCGAGGAGATCAGCCCGATTGCCAGGCCGGACAAGATCCAGTTCGCCCCGGCCCTGCCGAAGACGCGCAGCGGGAAGATCATGCGGCGCATCCTGCGCAAGATCGCCGCGGATGAGTATGACCAGCTCGGAGACACCTCCACGCTGGCCGATCCGGGAGTCGTCGAAGCGCTCATCCGCGGCCGGCAGCAGCCGTGA
- the pckA gene encoding phosphoenolpyruvate carboxykinase (ATP), with amino-acid sequence MEGFSLERYGIHVRDLVRNAAPARLYEEAIRHDRGSVIASSGALITRSGKKTGRSPLDKRIVRNPNTEKDIWWGKINIPLDEHTFQINRERAVDYLNTRDRLYVVDGFAGWDPKYRIKVRIICSRPYHALFMHNMLIRPTPEELATFGEPDYVIYNAGEFPANSHTSHMTSKTSVDLCFEDREFVILGTEYAGEMKKGIFTIMHYIMPRQGVLSMHCSANEGERGDVTLFFGLSGTGKTTLSADPRRRLIGDDEHCWTEEGIFNIEGGCYAKAIGLSAEKEPEIWEAIRFGTVLENVVYDPETRVVDFDDDTITENTRASYPIEFIPNARIPCVGGHPRNIIFLTYDAFGVLPPVSRLSPAQAMYHFISGYTAKVAGTEVGVTEPQATFSACFGAAFLVWHPSKYAEMLAEKMRAHGTNVWLLNTGLTGGSYGTGTRMKLAYTRAIIDAIHDGTLAEVPTTTDPVFGIEVPTACPNVPSEILIPRNTWADPEAYDRTARRLAELFNRNIEQFRDNCTEEILQAGPRLVEV; translated from the coding sequence ATGGAGGGCTTCAGCCTCGAACGCTACGGAATACACGTCCGGGATCTGGTGCGCAATGCGGCACCGGCCCGTCTCTACGAAGAAGCCATTCGGCATGACCGCGGCTCGGTCATTGCCAGCAGCGGCGCCCTGATCACCCGCTCCGGCAAGAAGACCGGTCGCAGCCCGCTGGACAAGCGCATCGTCCGCAATCCGAACACCGAGAAGGACATCTGGTGGGGCAAGATCAACATCCCGCTGGATGAACACACTTTCCAGATCAACCGGGAGCGGGCCGTCGACTACCTCAACACACGGGACCGTCTCTACGTCGTGGACGGGTTCGCCGGATGGGATCCGAAGTACCGCATCAAGGTGCGCATCATCTGCTCCCGGCCCTACCATGCCCTCTTCATGCACAACATGCTCATCCGCCCCACGCCGGAGGAGCTCGCCACGTTCGGGGAACCCGACTACGTGATCTACAACGCAGGGGAGTTTCCGGCCAACAGCCACACCTCGCACATGACCTCGAAGACGAGCGTCGACCTGTGCTTCGAGGACCGGGAGTTCGTCATCCTGGGCACCGAATACGCCGGGGAGATGAAGAAGGGCATCTTCACCATCATGCACTACATCATGCCCCGGCAGGGGGTCCTCTCGATGCACTGCTCGGCCAACGAGGGCGAGCGCGGCGACGTGACGCTGTTCTTCGGCCTCTCCGGTACCGGCAAGACCACCCTGTCGGCGGATCCGCGCCGCCGCCTCATCGGCGACGACGAACACTGCTGGACCGAGGAGGGCATCTTCAACATCGAAGGCGGCTGCTACGCCAAGGCCATCGGCCTTTCGGCCGAGAAGGAGCCGGAGATCTGGGAGGCCATCCGCTTCGGCACGGTGCTCGAAAACGTCGTCTATGACCCGGAGACCCGCGTCGTGGACTTCGACGACGACACGATCACGGAGAACACCCGGGCCTCGTATCCCATCGAGTTCATCCCCAACGCCCGGATCCCGTGCGTCGGCGGCCACCCGCGCAACATCATTTTCCTGACTTACGACGCCTTCGGGGTGCTGCCGCCGGTGAGCCGCCTTTCGCCGGCCCAGGCGATGTATCACTTCATCAGCGGGTACACGGCCAAGGTGGCGGGAACCGAGGTGGGGGTGACCGAGCCGCAGGCCACCTTTTCGGCATGCTTCGGCGCAGCTTTCCTGGTCTGGCACCCCTCGAAGTATGCGGAGATGCTGGCCGAGAAGATGCGCGCACACGGCACGAACGTCTGGCTCCTCAACACGGGCCTCACCGGCGGCTCGTACGGCACCGGCACCCGGATGAAGCTGGCCTACACGCGCGCCATCATCGACGCCATCCATGACGGCACGCTGGCCGAAGTCCCGACCACGACGGATCCGGTCTTCGGTATCGAAGTGCCGACCGCGTGCCCGAACGTGCCGTCGGAGATCCTGATCCCCCGGAACACCTGGGCGGACCCCGAGGCCTACGACCGGACGGCCCGGCGGCTCGCGGAGCTGTTCAACAGGAACATCGAGCAGTTTCGGGACAACTGCACCGAGGAGATCCTCCAGGCCGGCCCGCGCCTCGTCGAGGTCTGA
- a CDS encoding N-acetylglucosamine kinase has translation MLCIGLDAGGTKTALLARTADGTTWSARSGGANLQRLGPERTAKRLAGLVLKACARFPEARPARLCAGVAGAGRVEDRQRLHEALLPLLAAQNFETVEVVPDVWIAHEGAFNGAGGVLVLAGTGSIVLARDRHGGFHRAGGWGYLLGDEGSGYAIGLAGLRAVAGAFDGGPATTLTARLARHHGITSPEQLIRRVYATRRREAFPPPFFAPDVLAAASEGDPVAVEIVHTQAAALARQAAGLIERTGDVPPRLSLAGGLTHDAYYRNRLAKALCEKLKGWHVEPPRHSPVEGALRRACPDAAPGER, from the coding sequence ATGCTCTGTATCGGACTCGACGCGGGCGGCACCAAGACGGCCCTGCTGGCCCGCACCGCAGACGGCACCACCTGGTCTGCCCGGAGCGGCGGGGCCAACCTGCAACGGCTGGGCCCCGAACGCACGGCAAAACGCCTGGCCGGCCTCGTCCTGAAGGCCTGCGCCCGCTTTCCCGAAGCCCGCCCGGCACGTCTCTGCGCCGGCGTGGCCGGGGCCGGGCGGGTCGAAGACCGCCAGCGCCTCCACGAGGCCCTCCTCCCGCTGCTCGCCGCACAGAACTTCGAAACCGTCGAGGTGGTACCGGACGTGTGGATCGCCCATGAGGGCGCCTTCAACGGGGCCGGCGGCGTGCTCGTGCTTGCCGGCACCGGCTCCATCGTCCTGGCCCGGGACCGGCACGGCGGCTTCCACCGGGCGGGCGGATGGGGCTACCTGCTCGGCGACGAGGGCAGCGGCTACGCCATCGGCCTGGCCGGGCTCCGGGCCGTCGCCGGCGCCTTCGACGGCGGCCCGGCAACGACCCTGACGGCCCGCCTCGCCCGGCACCACGGCATCACGTCGCCGGAGCAGCTCATCCGCAGGGTTTACGCAACCCGTCGCCGCGAGGCCTTCCCCCCGCCGTTCTTCGCCCCGGACGTGCTCGCCGCCGCATCCGAAGGCGACCCCGTCGCCGTGGAGATCGTGCACACCCAGGCCGCGGCCCTGGCCCGGCAGGCCGCCGGGCTGATCGAGCGCACCGGCGACGTACCGCCCCGCCTGTCCCTGGCCGGCGGCCTCACCCACGACGCCTACTACCGGAACCGGCTCGCCAAGGCCCTGTGCGAAAAGCTCAAGGGCTGGCACGTCGAACCGCCCCGGCACAGCCCCGTCGAGGGCGCGCTGCGCCGGGCCTGCCCGGATGCCGCCCCCGGGGAACGCTGA
- a CDS encoding penicillin acylase family protein, producing MARLTAALALLLAVLAGAVLLVWYLSFEIDDDYPEEVVVNGLAGPVTLGWQPGGPVTIEAGNETDALRALGFVHGLLRPWHVLHVRQIALGRLGTWFGTPALTLDSLALRLGLAEQARAAFQTLPEADRERLRAYTEGLNAALATETARLSRPFVLLSVPVAPWEPWHPLALERLYAWLAVAPPAPDVLAHLGPEAHAFFQSDRRLRSWLQLNGFEHSVAWTVTDSTGTHLVQRHVYGATVRPLFVEVLLRVTGAPPLHGATLPGTPFFPAGRTPRHDWALLLQGSAHLIRMAVDTTRLPYRHARLHHRDGTERLIEIVRTDAYLPFLRDRTRASDSLAVDSAWVLQWAGFSTATDWPAWQALPRASSPPAPPFRLLQGNGLYVARDGRPHLLGTPAVSRTYRRGLLIGESRWAAFLLPRLDSLALRSAPPPAWLDDPFSAWAASLAPPLVAAVARAPDLPPLLQDGLAYLRNWNHAYDRASIAASIFDTWVRTFYDRTHRWPEPADSTSRPLLVETLAEALATLTRTHGPDLSRWRWETVQPDLRYVPPWTDTTATATIPYLFHPVRRPGTGHPTTPAWGASPLLSSPPAPAAWEAWSPADPGAPLHVRRLDLMPRRFLGRYLLGSRTARFVPLTPSPAGPKTRLRPPPPA from the coding sequence GTGGCTCGCCTGACTGCCGCCCTTGCCCTGCTTCTCGCCGTGCTTGCCGGCGCGGTCCTGCTCGTCTGGTATCTCAGCTTCGAGATCGACGACGACTATCCCGAGGAGGTCGTCGTGAACGGGCTGGCCGGCCCCGTCACCCTCGGCTGGCAGCCGGGTGGCCCGGTGACGATCGAGGCCGGGAACGAGACGGATGCGTTGCGGGCACTGGGCTTCGTCCACGGTCTCCTGCGGCCCTGGCACGTCCTCCACGTCCGGCAGATCGCCCTGGGCCGGCTCGGCACCTGGTTCGGAACCCCGGCCCTCACCCTGGATAGCCTCGCACTCCGGCTGGGGTTGGCCGAGCAAGCCCGCGCGGCCTTTCAGACCCTGCCCGAGGCGGACCGGGAACGCCTGCGGGCCTACACCGAGGGCCTCAACGCTGCCCTGGCGACGGAGACGGCCCGCCTCTCCCGACCGTTCGTGCTGCTCTCCGTCCCCGTCGCCCCGTGGGAGCCCTGGCACCCGCTGGCCCTGGAACGCCTCTATGCCTGGCTGGCCGTCGCCCCGCCGGCACCGGACGTGCTGGCGCACCTCGGCCCGGAAGCCCACGCCTTCTTCCAGTCCGATCGCCGGTTGCGGAGCTGGCTGCAACTGAACGGCTTCGAGCACAGCGTCGCCTGGACTGTCACGGATAGCACGGGCACGCACCTCGTGCAGCGACACGTCTACGGGGCCACGGTCCGGCCGCTGTTCGTCGAGGTCCTCCTGCGCGTGACGGGTGCCCCGCCCCTGCACGGGGCCACGTTGCCGGGCACGCCCTTCTTCCCGGCCGGCCGCACCCCCCGCCACGACTGGGCCCTGCTGCTCCAGGGATCCGCCCACCTCATCCGCATGGCGGTGGACACCACCCGCCTGCCCTACCGCCACGCCCGGCTGCACCACCGGGACGGCACGGAGCGGCTGATCGAGATCGTACGCACCGATGCGTACCTGCCCTTCCTCCGGGACCGCACCCGCGCCTCCGACTCGCTGGCGGTCGACTCGGCCTGGGTCCTCCAGTGGGCCGGCTTCTCCACGGCCACCGACTGGCCTGCCTGGCAGGCCCTCCCACGGGCTTCAAGCCCTCCCGCCCCTCCGTTCCGGCTACTGCAGGGCAACGGGCTGTACGTCGCCCGCGACGGCCGCCCCCACCTCCTCGGCACGCCAGCCGTCAGCCGGACCTACCGCCGCGGGCTCCTCATCGGCGAAAGCCGGTGGGCCGCCTTCCTGCTCCCGCGCCTGGACTCGCTCGCCCTGCGCAGCGCCCCGCCCCCCGCCTGGCTCGACGACCCCTTCAGCGCCTGGGCCGCTTCGCTGGCCCCCCCCCTCGTGGCCGCCGTCGCCCGGGCTCCCGACCTCCCGCCCCTCCTGCAGGATGGCCTCGCCTACCTGCGCAACTGGAACCATGCCTACGACCGGGCCAGCATCGCCGCCTCCATCTTCGACACCTGGGTCCGCACCTTCTACGACCGGACGCACCGCTGGCCGGAACCGGCGGACTCGACCAGCCGGCCCCTGCTGGTCGAGACGCTGGCCGAAGCCCTGGCCACCCTCACCCGCACCCACGGACCCGACCTGAGCCGGTGGCGCTGGGAAACGGTGCAGCCCGACCTTCGCTACGTCCCGCCCTGGACGGATACCACCGCCACCGCGACCATCCCGTACCTTTTTCACCCCGTCCGGCGCCCCGGCACCGGCCACCCGACGACCCCGGCCTGGGGTGCTTCCCCCCTGCTTTCATCGCCGCCCGCCCCGGCCGCCTGGGAAGCCTGGAGCCCCGCCGACCCGGGCGCCCCGCTGCACGTGCGCCGCCTGGACCTGATGCCCCGGCGGTTCCTGGGTCGCTACCTCCTCGGCTCCCGCACCGCCCGGTTCGTTCCCCTGACCCCGTCGCCCGCGGGGCCGAAAACCCGCCTCCGCCCCCCGCCCCCGGCCTGA
- the polX gene encoding DNA polymerase/3'-5' exonuclease PolX yields MTNKAVARLFHETAALLELTGGNPFRARAYRQAARVLERLDEPLAERLAARGLTDLPGIGEGLEAQVREILARGSFELRDTLRSAVPAGLLEVLQVQGLGPKKVRVLWQQLGITSLDALEHAAETGRLASLAGFGPRTQETVLEQIRRLRAYGARMRLDEASARLEAIAEAAGALPHVRTVAVAGEVRRGLETVGQADLVVGADSEADLAPVLDGLVEAIEQLPDRPAGEVLLHGRLGTGGEGLPFRARIVPPDRFGTALWEATGSHAHCTAFIARYGPPAPQAREEEVYAAAGLPFIPPELREGRGEIEAAATGTLPELITVRDLRGTLHNHSTYSDGTHPLARMAEAAFEMGYEYFGICDHSRSLKVAHGLSIDDVRRQHEEIDRLNRAYAGRARPFRIFKGIESDILPDGALDYPDDVLASFDLVVASIHTGLNMTRDEATRRLLTAIENPFTTILGHPTGRLLLSREGYPIDHEAILAACARHGVAIELNANPRRLDLDWRWVRTAVERGVMIAINPDAHAVEQLELVRWGVAVARKGWLTPAHCLNALPLDAFTRWLEERRRQRR; encoded by the coding sequence ATGACGAACAAAGCCGTAGCCCGCCTTTTTCACGAGACGGCCGCGTTGCTCGAACTGACCGGCGGCAACCCGTTCCGTGCCCGGGCCTACCGGCAGGCCGCACGTGTCCTCGAGCGCCTGGACGAGCCCCTGGCGGAGCGACTGGCCGCACGCGGGCTGACTGACCTGCCGGGTATCGGAGAAGGCCTCGAAGCGCAGGTGCGTGAGATCCTGGCCCGGGGTTCGTTCGAACTGCGCGACACGCTGCGGTCGGCCGTTCCCGCCGGGCTCCTGGAGGTGCTGCAGGTGCAGGGCCTGGGACCGAAGAAGGTGCGGGTGCTCTGGCAACAGCTGGGCATCACCTCGCTCGACGCGCTCGAGCACGCCGCCGAGACGGGCCGGCTGGCCTCGCTGGCGGGCTTCGGCCCCCGTACCCAGGAGACCGTGCTCGAGCAGATCCGGCGGCTCCGGGCCTACGGTGCACGGATGCGGCTGGATGAGGCCAGCGCCCGGCTCGAGGCCATTGCGGAGGCCGCCGGGGCCCTGCCGCACGTCCGCACCGTCGCCGTCGCCGGAGAGGTCCGCCGCGGCCTCGAAACGGTCGGGCAGGCCGATCTGGTCGTGGGCGCCGACAGCGAGGCCGACCTCGCGCCGGTCCTCGACGGGCTCGTAGAAGCGATCGAGCAGCTTCCGGACCGGCCGGCCGGGGAGGTGCTGCTGCACGGCCGCCTCGGCACCGGCGGCGAGGGGCTCCCCTTCCGCGCCCGCATCGTACCGCCGGACCGCTTCGGCACGGCGCTCTGGGAAGCGACCGGCTCCCACGCGCATTGCACGGCCTTCATCGCCCGCTACGGCCCCCCGGCCCCGCAGGCCCGGGAAGAGGAGGTCTATGCCGCCGCCGGCCTTCCCTTCATCCCCCCGGAACTGCGCGAGGGGCGCGGCGAGATCGAGGCTGCCGCAACCGGCACGCTGCCCGAACTGATCACCGTGCGCGACCTCCGGGGCACCCTGCACAACCACTCGACCTACAGCGACGGCACCCACCCGCTGGCCCGGATGGCCGAGGCCGCCTTTGAAATGGGCTATGAGTACTTCGGCATCTGCGACCACAGCCGTTCCCTCAAGGTCGCCCACGGCCTCTCCATCGACGACGTGCGCCGCCAGCATGAGGAGATCGACCGGCTCAACCGGGCCTATGCCGGACGCGCGCGCCCGTTTCGCATCTTCAAGGGCATCGAGTCCGACATCCTCCCCGACGGCGCGCTCGACTATCCGGACGACGTACTCGCCTCCTTCGACCTGGTCGTCGCCAGCATCCATACCGGGCTGAACATGACCCGCGACGAAGCCACCCGCCGGCTCCTCACCGCCATTGAGAACCCGTTCACCACCATCCTGGGCCACCCGACGGGCCGGCTCCTGCTGAGCCGCGAGGGCTATCCCATCGACCATGAGGCCATCCTCGCGGCGTGCGCCCGCCACGGCGTCGCCATCGAGCTGAACGCCAACCCGCGCCGGCTCGACCTCGACTGGCGCTGGGTCCGCACGGCCGTCGAGCGCGGGGTGATGATCGCCATCAACCCGGACGCCCACGCCGTCGAACAGCTGGAACTGGTGCGCTGGGGAGTGGCCGTCGCCCGCAAGGGCTGGCTGACCCCGGCCCACTGCCTGAACGCCCTCCCCCTGGATGCCTTCACGCGCTGGCTGGAGGAACGACGCCGGCAGCGCCGATAA